The sequence below is a genomic window from Candidatus Omnitrophota bacterium.
CGATCTTTTCCCGGCCCACCAGCATCTCCGAGAGATCGGTCTTGCCGATGACATCCCGAAGAGCCGTCTGAGAAGCCCAGGCGATGGCCTCTCGATAATTCTCAACCTCCAGCGCTGCCTTCATCGAATCGATCACCCGCCAAAACAACACGGCGTCCACATCGACCGGGATGCTATCCTTTGTCAGGGTCTGCTCCGCCGTGAATGGGGTCGTGATCGTCCGCACATCAATCCAGTACGGCACAGTGTCGATGAACGGAAGCACTACGAAGATCCCAGGCCCCTTGAGCTGGTAGAACTTCCCGAGTCGAAGGACGACGGCCTTCTGCCACTGCTTGCCTACTTTGATCGACACCCCCAGCAGTAGCCCGATGCCCGTGCCGACCGCAACAGCCCAGGCGTTGCCCGAAACCCCACACGCCCACAAGCCGGCGATGACGGATACGAGGAACAGCAAGACGGGCAACGGATGCGCACCCATCATGGTTGACCTTTCTGGTCGCCCGACGGCGGCGTCATGTACTGGGGTTTGCGGATTTGCGTGTCGTACACGAGAAACTCATAGATCTCCCGCTTGTCCTTCTTGCCAACCTCGCTGCCTTTCTTACGCATCATTTTGTCCAGGTAGCCTTCCCATTCCTGCGGTGTGAACTCCGCGTTGATGGGGCGGGAGAGGTTGTGGCATTTGGCGCACTTTTGCGCGAAGAGCTCGTAGCGCTGCTGCATCTCGGGTGGGTACGCGGAGATGTCAATGGTCTGCGGCCCTTGATCCCACCTGGCCCGGCGCTCCTCCGGGGTTTCCTCTGACTGCGCCAGCGCCAGCCCGGCCACAGCCAGGCCGGCTAGCGGCGCCAACAGTCTGAGCACTCGCTGGGGCGTTAATCTGGCCATCGTTCCTCCATGGGTTCGTCAGTTGGAATTCTGCAAGTACTCGAGAATTTTCTGGCTTTCCTCTGCGGTCAGATTGGCCCGGACGCGCATGTGTCCCATCACGATCTTCCAGCGCTTATCCGAATGCTCCACCGGAGGCCGCGCGGCATGGCACCGGGCGCACGTCGCCTCGTACAGCCGCGCGCCCGTCCAGCCGGTTGAGGATTTCTCCTCCTTCGCCGAGACACCTCCTGTGGCGGCAACAAGCCCCAGCACCGTCAGGAGAACGCCGAATACAAACCGTCTCATCATCTGTCCTCCCCTGCGATCAGAAGCCATACGCGATCTGCGTGATGAACAGGTCATCGTCCACCTTCGCGGTGCCGGCATTCTCCTGGCTCCATTCATATGCCAGACGCCACACCAGGCTCGGGCGGAGATAGTAGTTCACGCCGATGCCGAACTCATGCTGGTTGTCGGTCCCGCTCGTCGTCTCGAGCGCCGCTTGGCTGAATCGCCCGACGAGCTCCGTGTTGCCGAGGTATCGGCTGCCGGGAAGATCGCCCAACCAGACGGCGAGATCGTTCAGGGAATACGCGGCTTGGAGGTACCAGCCTTTCTTCAGCAGGTCTTCCTGGTCGGTGTTTGGGGTCGCCACCTCCTGGAACGTGAGGATGTATTCACCGCGGATCTCGAGCGATTCGGTCGGATGGGCCGCCCAATCCAAGCCCCACATGTTCAAATCCAGCGTGCCGTCGGTCGTGTAGGCGCCACGATACCAGGAGGTCCCGATGCTGCCCCACGGGAGCACCCGCAGCCCCCACCGGGTGCCGACGGCGATGTTGTCGTTGCTGTCCGTCACGTTATCGCGCAGGTCGCGCAAGCTTGCCCCAGATGCGCCTTCCAAGCCGTTCGTCAGATACGCGGTGTATTCCACGTCGACGGGTCGGTCCGTCCCGAGGAACTTGTTGATCCCGACCGCGCCTCGTGCTTGGGCGCCGATCTCAGTCCATTCACCTGGCAGCACCTCGTCGAAGATGATGGGCCGAGTGGGGAACTTGTTGATCCACGTCGGATGGAGCCGGTCGTTCCACTCGCCGAAGGGCATAAGGAACTTGCCGCCTTCGAGCGTGAGGTAATCATTGACCATCCAGTCGATCGTCGCGTACTCCAACATCTTTTCATCGCCGCCATTCTCATACTCGAGCTCGGCTTGCATCAGGACGTTCTCGCCCAGCATTCCCAAAAAGATCGGGTTGAAGTGGCCGTTTTCGAATGTCCGAGAGGCGCTTTCGTTCGCCTGGTATGCCAGATCCACTGCGCCGGTCACCATGACGCCGGTGTTCTGTCCCAGGTCGAGGCTTCCCAGCGGCCCGTGGGCCGCTTCCTTGACGGAGGCCAACTCCTTTCGGTCAGACTCTCGCTGCTGCTTGAGCTGATCGAGCTGGCCTTGGAGCGCACGCACCTGCGCTTCCAATTGGGCGATCTTGTCGTCCGTCGTATCAGCCCACACCGGCCCGCCGGCAACGCAGAGACCGCCGATGAGCGCAACCGCTCGCCATCCCCCCGCTCTCCCCATCATCTCCTCCCCTCCCGTGCCTGATCCGTCCTCACCGAACTCGTCCGCTGCGACGCTCGCGTTGGCGCACGACGGATGGAACGACACTCCGACAGTTGCCGGTAAGAATAGCGGGGGCACCTGAAGAAATGCTGAAGAATTGCTTAAGGTTTCTTAAGCAAGCGGCAGGCGGATGCGGAAGGCAGTGCCTTGGCCCGAGGTGCTCTCGACACGGATGGTCCCCCCGTGAGCCTCGGCAATCATCTGGCAGATCGCCAAACCCAGTCCATGGCCGCCAACGGCACCATCGCGGCTCTGGTCGACCCGGTAGAACCGATCAAAAATATGCGGGAGGTGTTCAGGGGCGATGCCGATGCCAGTGTCTTTGACCGTCAGCTCGACATGTTCGTCGCTGGCCCAATATCCAAGGATGATCCGTCCTCTCTCAGGAGTGTACTTGACCGCGTTGTCCACGAGGTTGAGTAAGAGCTGCTTGAGCCGCATCTCATCGGCACGCACGATGATATCGCGGCCGTTCACGACGTCCACCTCAAGCTGCTTCGCTTCGCCGAGGAGCCGAGCGTCTTCCGCCATCTCGTGGATCAGCCTCGATAGGGAGACCGACTCCCGCTCGAGCTCCAGCCGACCGCCATCCGCCCGCGAAAGAAGCAGCAGGCCGTCGATCAGGCGGGTGAGTCGGTCAATCTCCGTCATGCAGTTCTGCAACGTCTCCTGACAGCGGCCCGGGACCGGGCACGC
It includes:
- a CDS encoding slipin family protein, whose translation is MMGAHPLPVLLFLVSVIAGLWACGVSGNAWAVAVGTGIGLLLGVSIKVGKQWQKAVVLRLGKFYQLKGPGIFVVLPFIDTVPYWIDVRTITTPFTAEQTLTKDSIPVDVDAVLFWRVIDSMKAALEVENYREAIAWASQTALRDVIGKTDLSEMLVGREKIDALLCEMIDHRSEPWGIKAHSVEIRDVKIPPALQNAMSMQAQAERERQARIILGDSERQVAMSFAEASRSYVENPTALHLRAMNILLEGMRQSSTVIIVPSTAVETMGLGAAAGLTALAKEALKESPKPPAPSA
- a CDS encoding cytochrome c, with the translated sequence MRRFVFGVLLTVLGLVAATGGVSAKEEKSSTGWTGARLYEATCARCHAARPPVEHSDKRWKIVMGHMRVRANLTAEESQKILEYLQNSN